Proteins encoded within one genomic window of Theobroma cacao cultivar B97-61/B2 chromosome 7, Criollo_cocoa_genome_V2, whole genome shotgun sequence:
- the LOC18507199 gene encoding putative disease resistance RPP13-like protein 1: MSFLGEVALTAFFDGLFGKLSSSDFLNFVTEKQVFQEINKWKKMLRDIRAVLDDAEGKQMKDQYVKNWLADLQDLAYDVDDILDEFATEALGHKLTSLEEPQGIKNKVQKIIHACFSSKTFMFNNKMMSKIKEISARMNDLATQRTQLELRGINGGARSNRLIQRLQPTSLVDETQVYGRQEEKAALLELLLSNGGTDNEASVIPIVGMGGIGKTTLAQLVYNDTRIQNSFHDKAWVCVSDDFDAVMITKTILQSIAPDSCTNINDFNLLQVKLKEKLAGKKFLLVLDDIWNENYLELTNLLSPFRVGTKILITTRSHNVSSIMGTVKAYPLQKLSQENCLSVFTQHALRANDFSGHPELKEVGEIIVKKCKGLPLAAKAIGGLLRTSLYYEAWKGISESEIWGIPEEECGIIPALRLSYHHLPSHLKRCFAYCSILHKDYEFGEEEIILLWKAEGFLQPASLGTQLEVLGSQYFRDLVSRSFFQASTRNKSRFIMHDLVNDLAQSVAGEICSKLEDDKQLRFSKGTRHSSYVRGRYDGMKKFEALNQTKHLRTFLQFPGSSWAPEGDCYLSKNVLVDLLPKLRCLRVLSLKGYRIIELPNFFHNLMHLRYLDFSHTTIKSLPDSIHILYNLETLLLCGCRLLENLPSNLQILVNLRVLDITNTPSMKGMPFGVGNLTNLRRLSDFVLGKGDGHHIQEMKNLLNLKGKLCISGLENIVNAQDAWEAKLIYKSGLRTLELKWSREFDSNRNKEVEEEVLNLLEPHKKLEELFIQDYGGTKFPIWMNSSLQNLPSLVLKGCKNCVSLPSIGKLPLLKNLSIAGMDELKKVGIEFYGENHSNAFALLQSLSFENMPRWKEWDLVDEQVEKFPSLIELSIKNCPQLLGRLPNHLRSLEKLEIRDCAQMVVSLSDLPKLSQLQIDRCAELVLKDDADFCSIKKIHLSNVGKFSTPTERLVSTSTTLEHCEISDCEGLTYLSLKKLGLLGSVRKLEIYNCPHLLFLEPDEVEEAEEELFQVGNLCNIESLIIWQIGLNMESLRIRKHFLPFLTEMNIQNCPNIVCFAKNNFPPLLKKLEIVNCENLRCLVDEGENISIGNISSLELLDIDGCPSLISLSLPVRLRHLILMSCSKLASLSESGKLPIGLKQLDLSFCPELKSIAEVIDENACLESISFFSCGIKSLPQGLDKLNHLRSIEIMRCSNLVSLEGVLPTTNLTELSISNCENLPALPNCMHGLTSLRELQVENDSGDQISIPEEGISTNLTSLSISIPRNYESLLERGLHRLPSLKTLCISGEGCPNMVLFPPEEIGMMLPPSLTHLSIENFENLKCLSSKGFQNLTSFHHLSIFSCPKLTSLPEKDILNSLLQLFICACPLLKEECTRDKGREWSKIAHIPRVQIFDFLPFF; encoded by the coding sequence ATGTCTTTTCTTGGGGAGGTTGCTCTCACAGCTTTCTTTGATGGGTTGTTTGGCAAGCTATCCTCTTCTGATTTCCTCAACTTTGTAACTGAAAAGCAGGTCTTCCAGGAGATCAACAAGTGGAAAAAGATGCTGCGGGATATCCGTGCCGTGCTTGATGATGCAGAGGGGAAGCAGATGAAGGATCAGTATGTGAAGAACTGGTTGGCCGATCTTCAAGACTTGGCTTACGATGTTGATGACATTTTGGACGAGTTTGCCACTGAAGCTTTGGGGCACAAGCTGACATCCTTGGAGGAACCTCAAGGCATAAAAAATAAGGTACAAAAGATCATTCATGCTTGTTTCTCTTCaaaaactttcatgtttaataATAAGATGATGTCCAAGATTAAAGAGATCAGTGCTAGAATGAATGATTTGGCCACACAAAGAACTCAATTGGAATTGCGAGGCATTAATGGGGGAGCAAGGTCCAACAGACTGATACAAAGGCTTCAGCCTACTTCTTTGGTGGATGAAACTCAGGTGTACGGTAGGCAAGAAGAAAAGGCAGCATTACTTGAATTGCTTCTGAGCAATGGTGGTACTGACAATGAAGCTTCTGTGATTCCCATCGTTGGCATGGGAGGAATTGGCAAGACAACTCTCGCACAACTTGTCTACAATGATACTAGGATACAAAATTCTTTCCATGACAAGGCGTGGGTATGCGTTTCTGATGATTTTGATGCCGTTATGATAACGAAGACAATTCTACAATCAATTGCTCCTGATTCTTGTACCAATATTAATGATTTCAATTTGCTTCAAGTCAAGTTGAAGGAGAAGCTGGCTGGGAAAAAGTTTTTGCTTGTCTTGGATGATATCTGGAACGAGAATTATCTGGAGCTGACCAACCTACTCTCTCCATTCAGAGTTGGAACCAAAATTCTCATTACAACACGGAGTCACAATGTTTCTTCTATTATGGGCACTGTTAAAGCTTACCCGCTACAAAAGTTATCACAGGAAAATTGTCTATCTGTATTTACTCAACATGCATTAAGGGCAAATGATTTTAGTGGGCATCCTGAATTAAAAGAAGTTGGGGAAATTATAGTGAAAAAGTGTAAAGGCTTACCTTTGGCTGCTAAAGCCATTGGTGGTTTACTACGCACTAGCCTGTACTATGAGGCATGGAAAGGTATATCAGAAAGCGAGATATGGGGCATACCAGAAGAGGAATGTGGCATAATTCCAGCTCTACGTTTGAGCTACCATCATCTTCCTTCACATTTGAAGCGATGCTTTGCATATTGCTCTATACTCCATAAAGATTATGAATTCGGGGAGGAGGAAATAATCCTGTTATGGAAAGCAGAAGGTTTTCTACAACCAGCAAGCCTTGGAACTCAACTCGAAGTTCTAGGTAGTCAATATTTTCGAGATCTAGTCTCAAGGTCATTTTTTCAAGCATCTACTAGGAACAAATCTCGATTCATAATGCATGATCTTGTCAATGATCTAGCTCAATCGGTTGCAGGGGAAATATGCTCCAAATTGGAGGATGATAAACAGTTGAGATTTTCGAAAGGTACTCGACATTCATCTTATGTTCGTGGTCGTTATGATGGAATGAAAAAGTTTGAAGCCTTAAATCAAACAAAGCATTTACGAACCTTTCTACAGTTTCCTGGATCGTCATGGGCACCTGAAGGTGATTGTTATTTAAGTAAGAATGTCCTGGTTGATTTACTGCCCAAACTTAGATGCTTAAGAGTTCTTTCTTTGAAAGGGTATCGCATCATTGAGTTACCAAACTTTTTTCATAACTTAATGCATTTGCGCTACTTGGACTTTTCTCATACTACAATTAAAAGTTTGCCTGATTCAATACACATCCTTTATAATTTAGAAACTTTACTATTATGTGGTTGTAGATTGCTTGAAAATCTACCTTCAAATTTACAAATTCTAGTCAACTTACGTGTTCTCGACATCACTAATACACCTTCAATGAAAGGGATGCCATTTGGAGTTGGTAACTTAACCAATCTTCGAAGACTAtctgattttgttttgggcAAAGGTGATGGACATCATATACAAGAGATGAAGAATTTGTTAAATCTGAAGGGTAAGCTTTGTATCTCAGGGTTAGAGAACATTGTTAATGCTCAAGATGCATGGGAGGCTAAGTTAATATATAAGTCAGGCCTTCGCACATTAGAACTAAAGTGGAGTAGAGAATTTGATAGtaatagaaataaagaagttGAAGAAGAGGTCTTGAATTTGCTTGAACCTCATAAAAAGCTTGAAGAGCTCTTCATTCAGGATTATGGTGGTACAAAATTTCCGATTTGGATGAATTCTTCATTACAAAATTTGCCGTCTTTGGTTCTCAAGGGCTGTAAAAATTGCGTATCACTACCATCAATTGGAAAATTACCATTGTTGAAGAATCTTTCTATTGCTGGAATGGATGAGTTAAAAAAGGTTGGCATTGAGTTCTATGGGGAGAATCACTCAAATGCATTTGCTTTGTTACAGAGTTTGAGCTTTGAGAATATGCCACGATGGAAGGAATGGGACTTAGTTGATGAGCAAGTTGAGAAATTCCCTAGCCTCATCGAGCTTTCCATCAAAAACTGCCCTCAATTGTTGGGAAGGTTGCCTAACCATCTTCGTTCCTTGGAGAAGCTTGAAATTCGTGACTGTGCACAAATGGTGGTTTCACTTTCAGACCTTCCAAAGCTGTCTCAATTACAAATAGATAGGTGTGCAGAGTTGGTGCTTAAAGATGATGCAGACTTTTgctcaataaaaaaaatccatctTTCAAACGTTGGAAAGTTTTCTACTCCAACAGAAAGGCTGGTATCAACATCAACAACATTGGAGCATTGTGAGATTTCTGATTGTGAGGGATTGACATATTTATCGCTAAAGAAGTTGGGACTGTTGGGATCTGTCCGTAAATTGGAAATTTATAATTGTCCACACCTTCTGTTTTTAGAGCCAGATGAGGTAGAGGAGGCAGAGGAGGAGCTGTTTCAAGTTGGGAATCTTTGCAATATCGAATCTTTGATAATATGGCAAATTGGTCTTAATATGGAATCTTTGAGAATAAGAAAgcattttctcccatttctTACAGAGATGAATATTCAAAACTGCCCAAACATAGTTTGTTTTGCAAAGAACAACTTTCCCCCACTTCTGAAAAAGTTAGAGATTGTAAATTGCGAGAATTTGCGGTGTTTGGTGGATGAAGGAGAAAATATAAGCATCGGTAACATATCTTCTCTTGAGCTTTTGGATATTGATGGCTGTCCATCTCTAATATCATTATCATTACCTGTTAGGCTTCGACATCTTATACTTATGAGTTGCTCAAAGCTAGCTTCCTTATCAGAAAGTGGCAAGTTACCCATAGGGCTTAAACAGCTTGACCTTTCTTTCTGCCCAGAGCTCAAATCCATTGCAGAAGTAATTGATGAAAATGCTTGTCTTGAATCTATTAGCTTCTTCAGTTGTGGTATTAAATCTTTACCGCAAGGATTAGACAAGCTCAACCATCTTCGGAGTATTGAAATAATGAGATGTTCAAATCTAGTCTCGTTGGAAGGGGTTTTACCCACCACCAATTTGACTGAGCTTTCTATCTCCAACTGTGAAAATTTGCCAGCCCTGCCCAATTGCATGCACGGCCTCACCTCTCTTCGAGAATTACAGGTTGAGAATGATTCAGGTGATCAGATATCCATTCCAGAAGAGGGTATCTCTACCAACCTAACATCACTTTCCATCTCAATACCAAGAAATTATGAGTCTCTACTTGAAAGAGGATTGCATAGACTCCCCTCTCTTAAAACACTTTGTATTTCTGGTGAAGGATGTCCGAATATGGTGTTGTTTCCACCAGAGGAGATAGGAATGATGCTGCCTCCCTCTCTCACCCATTTGagcattgaaaattttgaaaatttgaaatgcCTATCCTCCAAAGGCTTTCAAAACCTCACCTCTTTTCATCATTTGTCCATCTTCTCTTGCCCTAAGCTCACATCTCTTCCTGAAAAAGACATTCTTAACTCGCTTTTGCAGTTATTCATTTGTGCTTGTCCATTGCTAAAGGAAGAGTGCACAAGGGACAAAGGACGAGAGTGGTCCAAAATAGCCCACATACCTCGTGTTCAAATTTTTGATTTCTTACCCTTTTTTTGA
- the LOC18594455 gene encoding putative disease resistance RPP13-like protein 1: MQQKYVSFPHTSISIFYFSLSFLSKTIMSVVGEAALTAFFDGLFGKLSSSDFLDFVTDKQVFEEINKWEKMLRDIRAVLDDAEGKQMKDQYVKNWLADLQDLAYDVDDILDEFATEALGRKLTSLEEPQGIKNKVQKIIPTRFSPKTFMFNKKMVSKIKEISARINDLATKRTQLELRGINEGSRSDRMIQRLQPTSLVDETQVYGRQEEKAALLELLLSNDGTDNEASVIPIIGMGGIGKTTLAQLLYNDTRIENSFEYKAWVCVSEDFDAVGITKRILRSITPGCCTDDNDLNLLQVELKKMLAGKKLLLVLDDIWNDNYLELTNLLSPFGVGTKILVTTRSHDVSSIMGTVEAYPLQQLSEEDCLSVFSQHALRANDFSGHPELKEVGEIIVKKCNGLPLAAKAIGGLLRTRLDYEAWKGISESEIWGIPEEKCSIIPALRLSYHHLPSHLKRCFGYCSILHKDYEFGEEEIILLWKAEGFLQPASPGTQLEVLGSQYFRDLVSRSFFQTSTRNKSRFVMHDLVNDLAQAVAREICSKLENDKQLRFSEGTRHSSYVCGEFDGMKKFEAFNRTKHLRTFLPLSGSSWACEGNCYLSNNVLVDLLPKLRCLRVLSLKGYHIIELPNFFQNLIHLRYLDFSHTRITSLPDSTCTLYNLETLLLYGCRLLQNLPSNLQILVNLHVLDITDTSSMKGMPFGIGNLTNLQRLSDFVLGKGDGYHIQEMKNLLNLKGKLCISGLENIVNAQDAWEAKLIYKSGLGALELKWSREFDNNRNKEVEEEVLNLLEPHKKLEELFIQDYGGTKFPIWMNFSLQNLSSLVLKGCKNCVSLPSLGKLPLLKKLSIVGMDELNKVGIEFYGENQSNAFASLQSLSFEHMPRWKEWDLVDEQGVKFPSLVELCISDCPQLLGTLPNRLHSLKKLAIRFCRQLVVSLSNLPKLSKLQICECAELVLRDDADFLSIKEVRLSNIGKFSTPTERLVSTSTTLKHCDLPDCEGLTYLSLKMLGLLGSVRKLEIFECPQLVLLEPDEVEEAEEELFQVGNLCNIESLRIWEAGVQMDSLRIRKHFLPFLTEMEIEDCPNIVCFAKNNLPPLLKKLEIANCKNLRCLVDEGENISITNISLLEHLNIIRCPSLISLSLPVKLRRLYLRGCLKLASLSESGKLPIGLKGLYLSFCPELESIAEVIDENACLESISFCNCGIKSLPQGLDKLNHLRSIEINRCSNLVSLEGFLPTTNLTNLWISECENLRALPNCMPNLTSLRELTVWNKSGDQISIPEEGISANLTSLKISVPRNYESLIKWGLHRLTSLKTLDISGRGCPNMVAFPPEEIGMMLPPALMKLSIKNFKNLKCLSSKGFRNLTSLHHLSISSCPKLTFLPEKDMLLSLLKLCIGDCPLLEEKCKRGKGREWSKIAHLPCIKIDV; the protein is encoded by the exons ATGCAACAAAAATACGTCTCTTTTCCGCATACTTCAAtctccattttttatttctctctttctttcttgagCAAAACAATCATGTCTGTTGTTGGGGAAGCTGCTCTCACAGCTTTCTTTGATGGGTTGTTTGGCAAGTTATCCTCTTCTGATTTCCTCGACTTTGTCACTGACAAGCAGGTCTTCGAGGAGATCAACAAGTGGGAAAAGATGCTGCGGGATATCCGTGCCGTGCTTGATGATGCAGAGGGGAAGCAGATGAAGGATCAGTATGTGAAGAACTGGTTGGCCGATCTTCAAGACTTGGCTTACGATGTTGATGACATTTTGGACGAGTTTGCCACTGAAGCTTTGGGGCGCAAGTTGACATCCTTGGAGGAACCTCAAG GCATCAAAAATAAGGTACAAAAGATCATTCCTACTCGTTTCTCTCCaaaaactttcatgtttaataAGAAGATGGTGTCCAAGATTAAAGAGATCAGTGCTAGAATAAATGATTTGGCCACAAAAAGAACTCAATTGGAATTGCGAGGCATTAATGAGGGATCAAGGTCCGATAGAATGATACAAAGGCTTCAGCCTACTTCTTTGGTGGATGAAACTCAGGTGTACGGTAGGCAAGAAGAAAAGGCAGCATTACTTGAATTGCTTTTGAGCAATGATGGCACTGACAATGAAGCTTCTGTGATTCCCATCATTGGCATGGGAGGAATTGGCAAGACAACTCTTGCACAACTTCTCTACAATGATACTCGTATAGAGAATTCTTTCGAGTACAAGGCATGGGTATGCGTTTCTGAAGATTTTGATGCCGTTGGCATAACAAAGAGAATTCTACGGTCAATCACTCCTGGTTGTTGTACCGATGACAATGATCTCAATTTACTTCAAGTCGAGTTGAAGAAGATGCTGGCCGGGAAAAAGCTTTTGCTTGTCCTGGATGACATCTGGAACGATAATTATCTGGAGCTGACCAACCTACTCTCTCCATTTGGAGTTGGAACCAAAATTCTCGTCACAACACGGAGTCACGATGTTTCTTCTATTATGGGCACTGTTGAAGCTTACCCACTACAACAGTTATCAGAGGAGGATTGTCTATCTGTATTTTCTCAGCATGCATTAAGAGCAAATGATTTTAGTGGGCATCCTGAATTAAAAGAAGTTGGGGAAATTATAGTGAAAAAGTGCAACGGCTTACCTTTGGCAGCTAAAGCCATCGGTGGTTTACTACGCACTAGACTGGACTATGAGGCATGGAAAGGTATATCAGAAAGCGAGATATGGGGCATACCAGAAGAGAAATGTAGCATAATTCCTGCTTTACGATTGAGCTATCATCATCTTCCTTCACATTTGAAACGATGCTTCGGATATTGCTCTATACTCCATAAGGATTATGAATTCGGGGAGGAGGAGATAATCTTGTTATGGAAAGCAGAAGGTTTTCTACAACCAGCAAGCCCTGGAACTCAACTCGAAGTTCTAGGTAGTCAATATTTTCGAGATCTAGTATCAAGGTCATTTTTTCAAACATCTACTAGGAACAAGTCTCGATTTGTAATGCATGATCTTGTCAATGATCTGGCTCAAGCGGTTGCAAGGGAAATATGCTCcaaattggagaatgataAACAGTTGAGATTTTCGGAAGGTACTCGACATTCATCTTATGTTTGTGGTGAGTTTGATGGAATGAAAAAGTTTGAAGCCTTCAATCGAACAAAGCATTTACGAACCTTTCTACCGTTGTCTGGATCGTCGTGGGCATGCGAAGGTAATTGTTATCTAAGTAACAATGTTCTCGTTGATTTGCTGCCCAAACTTCGATGCTTAAGAGTTCTTTCTTTGAAAGGGTATCACATCATTGAGTTAccaaacttttttcaaaacttaataCATTTGCGCTACTTGGACTTTTCTCATACTAGAATTACAAGCTTGCCTGATTCAACCTGCACCCTTTATAATTTAGAAACTTTACTATTATATGGGTGTAGATTGCTTCAAAATCTACCCTCAAATTTACAAATTCTAGTCAATTTGCATGTTCTCGACATCACTGATACGTCTTCAATGAAAGGGATGCCGTTTGGAATTGGTAACTTAACCAATCTTCAAAGATTATCTGATTTTGTTTTAGGCAAAGGTGATGGATATCATATACAAGAGATGAAGAATTTGTTAAATCTCAAAGGTAAGCTTTGTATCTCAGGGTTAGAGAACATTGTTAATGCTCAAGATGCATGGGAGGCTAAGTTAATATATAAGTCAGGCCTTGGCGCATTAGAACTAAAGTGGAGCAGAGAATTTGATAAtaatagaaataaagaagttGAAGAAGAGGTGTTGAATTTGCTTGAACCTCATAAAAAGCTTGAAGAGCTCTTCATCCAGGATTATGGTGGTACAAAATTTCCGATTTGGATGaatttttcattacaaaatttGTCGTCTTTGGTTCTCAAGGGTTGTAAAAATTGTGTATCACTGCCATCACTTGGAAAATTACCGTTACTGAAGAAGCTTTCTATTGTTGGAATGGATGAGTTAAATAAGGTTGGCATTGAGTTCTATGGGGAGAATCAATCAAACGCATTTGCTTCGTTACAGAGTTTGAGCTTTGAGCATATGCCAAGATGGAAGGAATGGGACTTGGTTGATGAGCAAGGTGTGAAATTCCCTAGCCTCGTCGAGCTTTGCATCAGTGACTGCCCTCAATTGTTGGGAACGTTGCCTAACCGTCTTCATTCCTTAAAGAAGCTCGCAATAAGGTTCTGTAGACAATTGGTAGTTTCACTTTCAAACCTTCCAAAGCTGTCTAAATTGCAAATATGTGAGTGTGCGGAGTTGGTGCTGAGAGATGATGCAGACTTTCTCTCAATAAAAGAAGTCCGTCTTTCAAACATTGGAAAGTTTTCTACTCCAACGGAAAGGCTGGTATCAACATCAACAACATTGAAGCATTGTGATCTTCCTGATTGTGAGGGATTGACATATTTATCGCTAAAGATGTTGGGACTGTTGGGATCTGTCCgtaaattggaaatttttgaatgTCCACAACTTGTGTTGTTAGAGCCAGATGAGGTAGAGGAGGCAGAAGAGGAGCTGTTTCAAGTTGGGAATCTTTGCAATATTGAATCTTTGAGAATATGGGAAGCTGGTGTCCAGATGGACTCTTTGAGAATAAGAAAgcattttctcccatttctTACAGAGATGGAAATTGAAGATTGCCCAAACATAGTTTGTTTTGCAAAGAACAACTTACCCCCGCTTTTGAAAAAGTTGGAGATTGCAAATTGCAAGAATTTGCGATGTTTGGTGGATGAAGGAGAAAATATAAGCATCACTAACATATCTCTTCTTGAGCATTTGAATATTATTCGCTGTCCATCTCTAATATCATTATCATTACCTGTTAAGCTTCGACGTCTTTATCTTCGGGGTTGCTTAAAGCTAGCTTCCTTATCAGAAAGTGGCAAGTTACCCATAGGGCTTAAAGGGCTTTACCTTTCTTTCTGCCCAGAGCTCGAATCCATTGCAGAAGTAATTGACGAAAATGCTTGTCTTGAATCTATTAGCTTCTGCAATTGTGGTATTAAATCTTTACCGCAAGGATTAGACAAGCTCAACCATCTTCGGAGTATTGAAATAAATAGATGTTCAAATCTAGTCTCGTTGGAAGGGTTTTTGCCCACCACCAATTTGACTAACCTTTGGATCTCTGAATGTGAAAATTTGCGAGCCCTGCCCAATTGCATGCCCAACCTCACGTCTCTTCGAGAATTGACGGTTTGGAATAAGTCAGGTGATCAGATATCCATTCCAGAAGAGGGTATCTCTGCCAACCTCACATCACTTAAAATCTCAGTACCAAGAAATTATGAGTCTCTAATTAAGTGGGGATTGCATAGACTCACCTCTCTTAAAACACTTGATATTTCTGGGAGAGGATGTCCGAATATGGTGGCGTTCCCACCAGAGGAGATAGGAATGATGCTGCCTCCCGCTCTCATGAAATTGAgcattaaaaatttcaaaaatttgaaatgcCTATCCTCCAAAGGCTTTCGAAACCTAACCTCTCTTCATCATTTGTCCATCTCCTCTTGCCCTAAGCTCACATTTCTTCCTGAAAAAGACATGCTTCTCTCACTTTTGAAGTTATGCATTGGAGATTGTCCATTGCTAGAGGAAAAGTGCAAAAGGGGCAAAGGACGAGAGTGGTCCAAGATAGCCCACTTACCTTGCATTAAAATTGATGTGTGA